A window from Chryseobacterium vaccae encodes these proteins:
- a CDS encoding T9SS-dependent M36 family metallopeptidase: MKKITLPLLFAVFTAFPLTLFSQDNNNLIKDYISQNTIREYKKSDLTNFVIDNIDHSKSMNGDVVKFQQTYNGLPVYGTAGTALVRDQKVIYYTDNFIKDYKVSALANARLTKEEALKKIAGDLGSEEISNLKIMAFFEKGPGKMTAAKQRLVYTVDNNQDLKLAYEYLLNEPGTPNHWDILVDAHDGKILNKTNLTVSCNFSEGAYAHDEHVAAALPQYEGTYHINRTNFVTLAPDNATYNVFPLPVEAPTFGSRALVSNPWILASSPEGWHSNGTTHYTVTRGNNVYAYDDKDARESTYGVSPDGGASRTFDFPYDPNALTYNNLSAATTNLFYISNMVHDIFYKFGFTESAKNFQSNNFGKGGLDDDEVFAQSQDGGGFNNANFAPYPDNYNPVMQMYLWLASNRKLFYSAPSDAVGRNVNAGVAQFGAPVNDIGITGDVKLASVIDGCTALPAGEMTGKIGLIERGGTCSFPAKVKNAQNAGAIGVVIYNNAASGSTLGNMGGTDTTITIPSILITNSEGEYIKTKLAANTTVNIAVRADTKYDGSFDNGIVTHEYGHGISNRLTGTGSNCLNSGADKEQMGEGWSDFFALMLTNRPGDNASVARGMGTYPIGQQTNGNGIRPLKYSPDFNVNYATYGHTNGMEYNNGSAIVPDVHSIGFVWATMLWDLHWKYVEKYGYSSDVTSNTPNGSTKVLQLVTDALKLQGCLPTFIDGRNAILNADLATTGGQDKCMIWRVFAKRGLGFGASAGSKTDINDQVENFDLPAGCSALSTEEVKAAKNKISIYPNPAKDEFYINFPGDMLGKVSVEIYDMSGKLISSEDKVSPDAKKAVSTNKMVNGTYMVKVKGLGFESSSKVIVKK, from the coding sequence ATGAAAAAGATAACTCTACCACTCTTATTTGCTGTATTCACAGCATTTCCTTTAACTTTGTTTTCACAGGATAATAATAATCTGATTAAAGATTATATTTCTCAAAACACAATCAGAGAATATAAAAAGTCAGACCTTACTAATTTTGTTATTGATAATATTGACCATTCAAAATCAATGAATGGGGATGTTGTCAAATTCCAGCAGACATATAACGGCCTTCCTGTATATGGTACTGCAGGAACAGCATTGGTAAGAGATCAGAAAGTTATTTATTATACTGATAACTTTATCAAAGACTATAAAGTATCTGCTTTAGCCAATGCAAGGCTGACGAAAGAAGAAGCCCTGAAGAAAATTGCAGGTGATCTGGGAAGTGAAGAAATTTCCAACCTTAAGATCATGGCTTTCTTTGAGAAAGGACCGGGAAAAATGACAGCAGCCAAACAGCGTTTGGTTTATACAGTCGATAATAACCAGGACCTGAAGCTGGCTTATGAATATTTGTTAAATGAACCAGGTACACCCAATCACTGGGATATCCTGGTAGATGCCCATGACGGCAAAATTTTAAATAAAACGAATCTTACAGTTTCATGTAATTTCAGTGAAGGGGCTTACGCTCATGATGAACATGTAGCTGCGGCATTACCTCAATACGAAGGAACTTATCATATCAATCGTACAAATTTTGTTACGCTGGCTCCAGATAATGCAACATACAATGTATTCCCTCTACCGGTGGAGGCACCAACCTTTGGTTCCAGAGCTTTGGTAAGCAACCCATGGATTCTGGCTTCTTCTCCGGAAGGATGGCATTCCAACGGTACTACCCATTATACCGTAACAAGAGGAAATAACGTGTATGCGTATGATGATAAAGATGCCAGGGAAAGTACATATGGGGTTTCTCCGGATGGAGGGGCTTCCAGAACTTTTGATTTTCCATATGATCCTAATGCATTAACATATAACAATTTATCTGCGGCCACAACCAATTTATTTTATATAAGTAACATGGTGCATGATATTTTCTATAAATTCGGATTTACAGAGTCTGCCAAAAATTTCCAGAGCAATAACTTCGGAAAAGGAGGTCTGGATGATGATGAGGTTTTTGCACAGTCTCAGGATGGAGGCGGTTTCAATAATGCTAATTTTGCCCCATATCCGGATAATTATAATCCTGTTATGCAGATGTATCTATGGCTGGCTTCAAATCGAAAACTATTCTATAGTGCACCGTCTGATGCTGTTGGTCGTAATGTAAACGCAGGAGTTGCACAGTTTGGAGCACCTGTGAATGATATAGGAATAACAGGAGATGTAAAATTGGCCAGTGTTATTGATGGCTGTACTGCTCTGCCGGCTGGTGAAATGACAGGAAAAATTGGTTTAATTGAGAGAGGAGGAACCTGTAGCTTCCCTGCGAAAGTAAAAAATGCTCAAAACGCAGGAGCAATAGGGGTTGTTATTTATAATAATGCTGCAAGTGGTTCTACATTAGGAAATATGGGAGGAACAGATACTACAATTACGATTCCTTCTATATTAATTACCAATTCTGAAGGAGAATATATCAAAACAAAATTAGCAGCCAATACCACTGTAAATATTGCCGTAAGAGCTGATACAAAATATGACGGAAGTTTTGATAATGGTATCGTTACTCATGAATATGGCCACGGGATTTCCAACAGACTTACAGGAACAGGATCTAACTGTCTGAATTCAGGAGCTGATAAAGAGCAGATGGGAGAAGGATGGTCAGATTTCTTTGCATTGATGCTGACTAACAGACCAGGGGATAATGCTTCTGTAGCAAGAGGAATGGGAACTTATCCTATCGGGCAGCAGACTAACGGAAATGGAATCAGACCATTAAAATATTCACCTGATTTTAACGTGAATTACGCTACCTATGGACATACCAACGGAATGGAATACAACAACGGTTCTGCTATAGTACCTGATGTACACTCAATTGGCTTTGTTTGGGCCACCATGCTATGGGATCTTCATTGGAAATATGTTGAAAAATACGGATATTCTTCAGATGTAACTTCAAATACACCAAACGGAAGCACCAAAGTATTACAGTTAGTAACCGATGCCCTTAAGCTTCAGGGATGTCTTCCTACTTTTATTGACGGAAGAAACGCTATTCTAAATGCGGATTTAGCCACAACAGGCGGACAGGATAAGTGTATGATCTGGAGAGTTTTTGCTAAAAGAGGCCTTGGTTTCGGTGCTTCAGCAGGATCTAAAACGGATATCAATGATCAGGTGGAAAACTTTGATCTTCCTGCAGGATGTTCTGCTCTTTCCACAGAAGAAGTAAAAGCAGCTAAAAATAAAATTTCTATCTATCCGAACCCGGCTAAAGATGAATTCTACATTAACTTCCCTGGCGATATGCTTGGAAAAGTTAGTGTTGAAATTTACGATATGTCAGGAAAACTGATTTCTTCAGAAGATAAAGTTTCTCCGGATGCTAAAAAAGCCGTTTCAACCAATAAAATGGTTAACGGAACGTATATGGTAAAAGTAAAAGGCCTTGGTTTTGAATCATCATCTAAAGTGATTGTAAAGAAATAA
- a CDS encoding EamA family transporter — protein sequence MKKKNILKGVLFVGIGASIYGMLATFVKMAYKDGFTTSEVTTSQFLLGLTGLLVLNFIQTITSKQKLSSPSGKEVRMLMLAGTSLGCTSLFYYIAVQYIDVSIAIVLLMQSVWFSVVVESFISKKLPNARKVISVIIVLAGTILATNLMNMEIELDWHGIFWGLMAAASYTLTMFTSNTLATHLPVFRKSIIMLCGGAVVVFAFLFFAQIGPMYSDSLKSFYLNFTENTEHIHSFNYSIFWTYGFVLALFGTIIPPILFNVGFPNAGLGLGSIVSSLELPVSVTMAFVLLGEKVIFVQWIGIALILFAIVLMNLPSKQEYKAVELS from the coding sequence ATGAAGAAGAAAAATATACTGAAAGGAGTTTTATTTGTAGGGATCGGTGCTAGTATATACGGTATGTTGGCTACATTTGTAAAGATGGCTTATAAGGATGGTTTTACCACCTCTGAAGTCACAACATCCCAATTTTTACTAGGATTAACCGGACTTTTGGTCCTGAATTTTATCCAGACCATCACCTCTAAACAAAAGTTGTCGTCTCCAAGCGGCAAAGAAGTTAGAATGTTAATGCTGGCAGGAACCTCTCTGGGATGCACCAGCCTGTTTTATTATATTGCGGTTCAGTACATAGATGTTTCCATTGCTATTGTATTACTCATGCAGTCCGTTTGGTTCAGTGTGGTGGTAGAAAGTTTTATCTCCAAAAAATTACCGAATGCAAGAAAAGTAATATCAGTAATTATTGTACTGGCAGGAACTATTCTGGCAACCAACCTGATGAATATGGAGATTGAGCTGGACTGGCATGGAATATTCTGGGGACTGATGGCTGCAGCTTCCTATACGCTGACAATGTTTACATCCAATACTCTGGCGACTCATCTTCCGGTGTTCAGGAAAAGTATTATTATGCTTTGTGGTGGTGCGGTAGTGGTATTTGCTTTCCTGTTTTTCGCACAGATCGGGCCGATGTATTCAGACAGCCTGAAGTCATTTTACCTGAATTTTACAGAGAATACAGAGCATATTCATTCTTTCAACTATTCTATATTCTGGACATATGGATTTGTACTGGCACTCTTCGGAACTATTATTCCACCAATTTTGTTCAACGTTGGATTCCCGAATGCCGGACTTGGATTAGGAAGTATTGTTTCATCACTGGAGCTTCCGGTTTCCGTGACGATGGCCTTTGTTTTACTGGGTGAGAAAGTAATATTCGTACAATGGATAGGAATTGCACTGATTCTTTTTGCTATTGTATTGATGAATCTGCCTTCCAAACAAGAATACAAAGCCGTGGAATTATCTTAA
- a CDS encoding alpha/beta fold hydrolase, whose protein sequence is MKNFRNAVTVIMLSAAPALMFSQVKPLDAVLSEYKYPYEVHYLDLKSQNNDLKMAYMDVQPQKANGKTIMLLHGKNFNGAYWERTAKDLSAKGFRVIIPDQIGFGKSSKPQNYQFSFSQLAENTKAILDQLKIEKTIVLGHSMGGMVATRFTLLYPERVQKLILENPIGLEDYKTFASYQTIDQAYQSELKNTAETYKNYQLKFYYDNKWKDEYQPWLDLIAGWTLHKDYPKVAWDAALTTDMIYNQPVCYEFKNIKIPTLLIIGTRDRTAIGKDRAPKELQPKMGQYQELGKKTQREIAGSKLVELENVGHLPHIEVYPKFFSTLYDFIR, encoded by the coding sequence ATGAAAAATTTCAGAAATGCAGTTACGGTAATAATGCTGTCAGCAGCTCCGGCCCTTATGTTTTCGCAGGTAAAACCTTTAGATGCTGTATTGTCGGAATACAAATATCCCTATGAAGTTCATTATCTCGATCTGAAATCCCAGAATAACGACCTGAAAATGGCGTATATGGATGTACAGCCTCAAAAAGCCAATGGAAAAACCATAATGCTTCTTCATGGAAAAAATTTTAATGGAGCATATTGGGAAAGAACAGCTAAAGATCTTTCTGCTAAAGGATTCAGAGTGATTATTCCCGATCAGATAGGATTTGGAAAATCTTCAAAACCTCAGAATTATCAGTTTTCCTTTTCACAGCTTGCAGAAAATACAAAAGCCATTCTGGATCAGCTGAAGATTGAAAAAACAATAGTTTTAGGACATTCTATGGGAGGAATGGTTGCTACGAGATTTACATTGCTTTATCCAGAAAGAGTTCAGAAACTCATTCTGGAAAACCCTATCGGGCTTGAAGATTATAAAACTTTTGCTTCTTACCAGACCATTGACCAGGCTTATCAGTCAGAATTAAAAAATACAGCGGAAACCTACAAAAATTATCAGCTGAAATTCTATTATGACAACAAATGGAAAGATGAATATCAGCCGTGGCTTGATCTCATTGCCGGATGGACACTGCATAAAGATTATCCTAAGGTAGCATGGGATGCTGCACTGACTACCGATATGATCTATAACCAACCAGTTTGCTATGAATTTAAAAACATTAAAATACCTACGCTCCTCATTATTGGAACAAGAGACAGAACGGCAATCGGGAAAGACAGGGCTCCCAAAGAACTTCAGCCCAAAATGGGGCAGTACCAGGAACTTGGTAAAAAAACACAGCGTGAAATTGCCGGTTCAAAATTAGTAGAGCTTGAAAATGTAGGCCATCTTCCTCATATTGAGGTATATCCTAAGTTTTTTAGTACGTTATATGATTTTATAAGATAA